One region of Vitis vinifera cultivar Pinot Noir 40024 chromosome 1, ASM3070453v1 genomic DNA includes:
- the LOC104880714 gene encoding receptor-like protein EIX2, with amino-acid sequence MASRKTTVPLLILLLSLFLKFLMVEALTINSNDIDLNKACIEEERKALLEFKHGLYDPSGRLSSWIGSDCCKWTGVDCNNRTGNVVKVDLRDRGFFLLGGEISGSLLDLKHLTYLDLSLNDFQGIPIPNFLGSFERFRYLNLSNARFGGMIPPHLGNLSQLRYLDLFGGGDYPMRVSNLNWLSGLSSLKYLDLGYVDLSKTTTNWMRAVNMLPFLLELHLSVCELSHFPQYSNTFVNLTSVLVIDLSYNNFNTTLPGWLFNVSTLTDLYLNGGTIKGPIPHVNLRCLRNLVTLDLSYNSIGGEGIEFLNRLSACTNNSLEELNLGSNQVSGQLPDSLGLFKNLKSLDLSNNSFVGPFPNSIQHLTNLESLDLSENSISGPIPTWIGNLLRMKRLHLSNNLMNGTIPKSIGQLRELTELGLDWNSWEGVISEIHFINLTKLEYFSLHLSPKNQSLRFHVRPEWIPPFSLLSIDISNCYVLSPKFPNWLRTQKILNTIVLKNVGISDTIPEWLWKLDFSWLDLSRNQLYGRLPNSLSFSPKAFLVDLSFNRLVGRLPLWFNVTLLFLGNNSFSGPIPLNIGESSSLRVLDVSGNLLNGSIPSSISKLKDLAVIDLSNNHLSGKIPKNWNDLQSLQTIDLSKNKLSGGIPSWMCSKSSLILLILGDNNLTGELTLSLQNRFSGEIPKWIGERMPSLEHLRLRGNMFTGDIPEQLCWLSDLHILDLALNNLSGFIPQCLGNLTALSFVTLLDRNFDDPRIHEYYSERMELVVKGQDMEFDRYCQL; translated from the coding sequence ATGGCAAGTAGGAAAACCACCGTTCCACTCCTTATTCTTTTGCTTTCTCTGTTTTTGAAGTTTCTCATGGTTGAAGCTCTTACAATCAATTCTAATGACATTGATCTCAACAAAGCTTGCATTGAGGAAGAGCGGAAAGCGCTTCTTGAATTCAAACATGGCCTGTATGATCCTTCAGGTAGGCTTTCTTCCTGGATTGGTTCTGATTGCTGCAAGTGGACAGGTGTGGATTGCAACAATCGGACAGGGAATGTTGTCAAGGTTGACCTCAGAGATCGTGGCTTCTTTCTTTTGGGTGGTGAGATAAGTGGTTCCTTACTTGACTTGAAACATTTAACTTACCTAGACCTAAGTCTTAATGATTTTCAAGGAATTCCAATTCCAAATTTCTTGGGCTCATTTGAAAGGTTCAGATACCTTAATCTCTCTAATGCACGATTTGGTGGGATGATTCCTCCTCATCTTGGAAATTTATCACAGTTACGTTATCTTGATCTTTTTGGAGGAGGAGATTATCCAATGAGGGTTTCTAATTTAAATTGGCTTTCTGGTCTTTCTTCTTTAAAATACCTTGATCTGGGGTATGTGGACCTTAGTAAAACAACCACAAATTGGATGCGAGCTGTAAACATGCTTCCATTTTTGTTAGAATTACATTTGTCCGTTTGTGAACTCAGTCACTTCCCTCAGTACTCCAATACATTTGTTAATTTGACTTCGGTTTTGGTCATTGATCTCTCCTACAACAATTTCAACACTACTTTGCCTGGCTGGTTGTTTAACGTCAGTACCCTTACGGATCTTTATTTAAATGGTGGTACAATTAAAGGTCCGATTCCCCATGTTAACTTGCGATGCCTTCGCAACTTGGTGACCTTAGATCTCTCATACAATAGTATTGGAGGTGAAGGAATTGAATTCCTGAATCGATTATCAGCATGCACTAATAATTCCTTGGAAGAGTTAAACTTGGGCAGTAATCAAGTCAGTGGTCAGTTGCCAGATTCATTAGGGctctttaagaatttaaaatccTTGGACTTGAGCAATAATAGTTTTGTTGGTCCCTTCCCCAATTCAATTCAACACCTTACCAACTTAGAGAGTCTTGATCTGAGTGAAAACTCCATCTCAGGTCCAATTCCAACATGGATTGGAAACTTGCTGCGGATGAAGAGACTTCACTTGTCAAACAATCTAATGAATGGGACTATTCCAAAAAGTATCGGACAACTTAGAGAGCTGACTGAGTTGGGTCTTGATTGGAATTCTTGGGAAGGGGTAATATCTgaaattcatttcattaatcTTACAAAACTGGAATATTTCTCTTTACACTTATCACCCAAAAACCAGTCTCTCCGTTTTCACGTGAGACCTGAATGGATTCCTCCCTTCAGCCTCTTGTCTATCGATATTTCCAACTGCTATGTATTATCTCCCAAGTTCCCCAACTGGCTTAGAACTCAAAAAATACTTAACAcaatagttcttaaaaatgtGGGGATTTCAGATACAATACCAGAATGGCTTTGGAAACTAGATTTTTCATGGTTAGATCTTTCTAGAAACCAATTGTATGGAAGGCTTCCCAATTCATTATCCTTTAGCCCAAAAGCATTCCTGGTGGATTTAAGCTTCAACCGCTTGGTGGGCCGATTACCACTTTGGTTTAATGTGACATTGCTCTTTCTCGGAAACAATTCATTTTCAGGTCCAATTCCCTTGAACATCGGGGAATCATCGAGTTTGAGAGTCCTTGATGTTTCTGGTAACTTGTTAAATGGCAGCATTCCTTCATCAATTAGTAAACTAAAGGATTTGGCAGTAATCGATCTCTCAAACAATCATTTATCTGGAAAGATTCCAAAAAATTGGAATGATTTGCAGAGTCTTCAGACCATAGATCTATCCAAGAACAAACTGTCTGGTGGGATTCCGAGTTGGATGTGTTCAAAATCTTCACTTATTCTGTTGATATTGGGTGACAACAATCTTACTGGGGAACTCACTCTAAGTTTACAAAACAGGTTTTCGGGGGAGATACCCAAATGGATTGGAGAAAGAATGCCATCACTGGAGCATCTGCGTCTACGAGGCAACATGTTCACAGGAGATATTCCTGAGCAATTGTGTTGGCTTTCTGATCTCCACATTTTGGATCTTGCACTGAACAATTTATCAGGATTCATCCCACAATGCTTAGGCAATTTAACTGCTTTAAGTTTTGTGACCTTATTAGACAGAAATTTTGACGACCCCAGAATTCATGAATACTATTCGGAGCGCATGGAGCTAGTTGTAAAGGGACAAGATATGGAATTTGATAGATATTGCCAATTGTGA